The Humulus lupulus chromosome 7, drHumLupu1.1, whole genome shotgun sequence region caaatccataaatcacctagtggtttaaaactttatcaaacttaagccacaaaccagaaaacttaaaccatttcAGAATATAAACCTCAGAAATGCATGAAGTTCTTACCTTAAAcaagaattcgaccttgagcttcctccaaatccaactccaagctaaacccctttgattcccaagctgaatctAGCCAAACTTCATCCCAAGAATCCACCAAGCAAAAACACATATCAGCTCCCAACCTTAACATTTCCCAGCAGAATTCAATCAAGAAACTGAATTAGAACTTACCTTTGAACCTAGGTCAATCTCCCGATTCCTAGCCTTGAATCCCTTGAATTCTGGCCTAAAATCCAAAATCAGTCACtttagagagggagagggagagcatAGAATGgggggaggagagagagagagaaagttggttccctttttccttcttttgttttggttaagtgtttctAGAGTCCCAGCTCCCAAGTTGAGCATATCCATTTGCCCAAAATGACTCAATTaccccttaagttaacctaagtcctcatATATCTCTAAGggcgatttagtcttttaacacatcccgctTAGTCCCCGAGTATACCTAAAAAACCTCATTTAATCCCGACACGTCTAAACCATTACTGAATTACTAAccactactcaataattcccgaacacactataatattcccaaaatacccctaagctcctcctgagccgggtatttgaccctgttgtgactttctagctaaacagctccctaggaccatctcggatcgtgcaccacaattatatcaccactcacacgtggtatcaatcacaatacacataaatataacatttatgccctcaacgggctaaaattacaaatatgcccctaacaaccaaatggggcccacatgcatattcaattcacctaaacatgcatttctaatcacatattcattagatttacatattaatataatatatcaattattgccctccaggcacgctaaccaaggccctatagtttaagaacattaattttaacctaaggtttgattaatatgactgatattgatggtgatatttattatgttataaggtttagatagacccaataagatagtaacacttgtcttgtgtatgtttaataataattaagtatttttgaggaataagtttattaagatcaatatttgaatatcctagggtctgccagcagctttgaaatcgttagaggacttagtcaaggctgtttactcaattcaaattaggctgaaaaagtgtaattacgtgtttaatatttcagcttatgccgatatatcgcagctatagggggcaatatatcgccatacggggatacaaaaaacacgtaacttcgcacgaccacctcgacgagcctcgagcatattagcccaggcgatatatcgcctactaggggcgatatatcggctcaagTACcagatttttgaatgtttttaaaaccgagctcattttaatctttaacctcttgataagtccagcatcattctgaccgagtcttcagcctctgttgaacgataattcaaatatttttcacttaaaaatccattattttattcaagttaagtGAAGATCTTTTAATTCTTGAACTCTAtgaataggacctagtacccagccatttattcattcctcaagctaagttcagagtctgcaagctgctaggttatttttgagtgcttaaacacttgggttgggaatataagctttaactttataagcttaataaacactcgagaagtaaggttcatagtatttttcggttcgaggtgtagttcggttatagaagcattcgaggtattcattattctagttcatttctgtgttattcttatagttttctactcaaaatcctaactctattctttattcttggttaggaaatctaagatcttgaacgtaagatttttggtaagtatattctcgatggtatagttcgtccattcttttcatccctttttctttagtatactcacctttctttgatggtttttaggagtgttccaacgtcccaatcctgttctcatatcccggtatatttggtaaggaaaataggatatgattttatatgttatgttatcttatgatttatgtgttatgctatatgttatattatgtatgtttgtagacttgggcatatgacttgtataactaacaagccccaataaatttatgggcatataacttgcttagctagcaagccccacaaatctaatgggcatatgacttgtttagtttacgagccccaagtagtaatggccattatagtatatgtgacatatgtttatgatatgttttagtatatgttgcgatatgaattttatgtatatgatttacgcattagattttccttgctgggcattaggctcattcctttatgtttatatgtgcaggaaattagctatggtggcggaaaggttcttagcagcttgggggttgtgtattgaggcaggatggaatcggtggattgagcgttcgattcaaggatgaagtcgcttcttagtcttttaaaaattatgctttatatgtatttttcgcactttattttgtaacccatttatttaaagttatgttatgtttttattttaaaaacaatgggatcccatatcatactttaaattttatgcagtttaacatttgtcttacaagttttaatgaagttatgatatTTCACTTGTGAGtcttattaaagattagtgtctatgtatagtagtcattaatggtccaaagtctagagtagttgggtcattacagttggtatcagagcaactgttcattcgcatgaagttctcctcgatacacacactcaaagctccgaatctgactgccaagtaagtatacaagttatagttattatgcttatatgtatagctaacgattttagcatttatgttttcagttaagtatgaacggagcattaacctatgaggatatccgagccattaaggctttaaagagaataagataatcgagaaacaccgtaggatcactagagagaatcactcggagactgcttttgttccacagagaaataggtcaccttcaagagtctaaacagatcatgatgagagcaacgaaaCAATacgttttagtgattagactatttagagattttcatcctataattgtagccttagaggaaatatgggaaacaatggatgatgaagatgaactgccaaTAGCTGTTCTTCGCATTTTGAGGACTATATTTCAAAGCCTTTTGTTTCCATCCACTTCTTCCTTGGAGCTTCGAGCATACTCCGATGCTGATCATGGTCGTGATCCCATAGATCAGAAGTCTGCTACTGGTTTCTGTATCTTTTTGGGtgattctcttatttcttggaaaAGTAAGAAACAAACTGTTGTCTCACAATCTTCCACTGAAGCAGAGTATCGCGCTATGTCATCTACTACTAAAGAAATTGTCTAGTTAAGATGGTTGCTTGAAGATATGGGTGTTTGTCATTCTCAACCCACTCCTATGTATTGTGACAATCAGAGCGCCATTCAGATTGCTCACAATTCAGTTTTTCATGAACGCACCAAGCACATTGAGATTGATTGCCATTTTACTCGTCACCATCTGAAGCTTGGCACTATCACTTTGCCTTTTGTTCCTTCTTCTTTACAGATAACTGACTTCTTTACTAAGTCGCATTCTATTTCTCGTTTTCATTTTCTAGTAGGCAAACTCTCGATGCTTATTGCTGCTGCATCGTGAGTTTGAGAGGGGGTGTTAGGGTTGTTATCTTAaggttattttagtcttttatgttattttattatattttgtcTTAAATAAGGCTTTGCTGATTATTTTTTGTATGAGAACATTTTGCTCTTCTTTTTCAATATACTCtttctctcttcatctttttttgTCTTTTTGCTTTCTCTTTGAGTTCTATAGACTGTAATATTTGCATAATTATCACCTATGGAACTGTGTCAACAAGTGAAGTCTAATGACTTGCCTAAATTCGGTTGGGGAATATGTGAAATCAAGTGGTGAGAGGTGTAGAAAGAAATGAGAGAATTTcaagaaatttattaaaaatattgaaCTTCTTACAAGAAATTTATTTACGTAATAATAGAGTAATGAAATTGTACAGTTTCATTCTCCAAGAAAATGGCTCACAGTAAATTTGGTAAATCAGAGTTCTATCATCTGTTTGGTCTGACAACTCAAAACTAAAATGACTATTTTGAAGTGCCAAATTCGTTATTTCGCAGATTACTTTGCATATCAACATAAAACAAGAAGAAGGAAAAAGATTCTAGATCTTAATATGAAGAGATTAAAACACAAATAAAACAATTTATTGAAGAAAAACTATAGCAGTTTCATTTGTACATTCTCAGGAACATTTTTATTTCAGTCCCCAAGGAAAAATATTTACATGGTGATGGTATTGGCATTGTTTGCCATACAAAAATTGTAACAATCATTTTTGTCAATAGTTAGCATCTATCTATACTAATCATCATTCATTAGACAATAATTTAAGCTAGAAACAAGATTGATGAAAGCATCTTCACTGCAAGGAATTGTTAGAGCACCCATTGGATGATCAAATCCAAATTCTTCTTCAGCTTGACATAGCAATTCTTGGAATGAATGGTGGTTCAAGTATGACACGGGGATCACAAATCTTGTCATTTTGTTCTCCCCAACATAAACTGCCAAATAGCCTTTTGgaacatcttttgcactagaaAAAGACCTCTGAATAAGTTGCTTAGCATGAACTACGCCGGGAAAACGAAAACCCATGTTTGTTTAAGTCTCTAAGGTAGAGATGAAGGAGGAAAGTGTAAGCAAAGAAAGAGCTCTAAAAGTTTTGAAAAAGAAAGCTCTATTACTTGAGAATGTGAGGAGTTGAGATGCTAAAGAACCTAGTCTTATGAGTATATATACTCAATACCCTTGATGAAAAATGTAGAGAAGATAGCTCTTGTGTGGAAATCAATGATGGAGATTGAAGAGGCAATCAGTGAGATGGGGTCTAGGGAGTGGCATAATCTTTGAGCAATCACATGGTTGTGTCTTCCTTCTCATTATTATTGGTTCAAAGTTGAAAACCGACTTATTTGAAAGCCacaaaataaaaaagtattagtTGATCACATATGTTCCAAAATGGTTTCTCTATAATGGTTATCTTTTGTTTCAAGTGGGGTTCCTTTGTAGGTTGTTCACCTGGTGATGTCTAAAGATATGTTACAGTCACAACCAAGTGTCAACGTATGAGTTAGAGACAAAGGCATGTGAAGATTCAAACCTGCCCAATTTCCTGAGTATGACAGAGAGCCAttcatctttatatatatatatatatatatatatgctcatTACCACAAAGCTAAATCATCAAGTTCCCATATTCTTTATAGAAAAATCATTTGTGATAAAAAATGAAAACTTGGAAAGAAAGGTCAACAtggcattttgaattttctgGTTTTGTCCATGGTAAGAAGACTGTCGGGAGGTCACTTTCCAATGCAAAAGAACCAGCTTTGAAAACTACAAACATTCCAAAAGGCTACTTTGCAATCTATGTTGGAGAAGATCAAAAGAAGAGTTATGTATTACCTTTGTCTCCAGCTACTAAGtatggaagaagaagaggaagaattCAGATATGAAAATTACAATTCTTTGCAGAGATGATATCTTCATTGATCTAAGTTCATAGAATTGTAAATAGCAGCACTAAACAAGAATTGGAGAGAGGAAAGAGGACATCAAGTCCTGTATATGCAATATTGAGCCGCTGATCTTATGATAGAACAAGAAAATGGAGAAGGTTTCTATACCAGAATCTATAAGAAAAGAAGACTTCAGCAAAATAATTCATTCAAGGAAAAGCAATGCAAtagcattcatttgtatcattctTGGAAACATTTCCTATTGTCCATCCTAAGGACAAATATTTACATTATATTGGCATTGTTTGTCATCCGGCCATTTTGTCTGTACTCATAATTTGGCATTCAACTCAGAAATAAGATGGATGAATGTGTCTTTTTTGCAAGGGAAAGAAAGAGATCTAAGAGAAATGCTAAGGAACCCAGTTATGTTTCTATAAAATCATTGTCCTTGCTATGATATAACTTGGTagaaatttatatatacatatttatatattccTTTATCCAAATGAATATTGAAGGCTAAAAGGCCAAGTAGTGGATGGGGTATACTAAGAAGCATAGTCCTTGAGCAATCACATGGTATTGTCTTCGTAACTTTCCTCCGCTCATtgtttgaattaaaaaaaaaaagaaaaaaggatgATGAGCTAGTTCATAATATATGTTTCACAATGGTTTCTTTGTTGCAAATCTTATAGCACAAGTGGGCTCTGTTGTTGCTTTTTCTCTTCTTAATGGTTAAACAGATCACATGTATAGTAGTCTCAATTACAGCTAAACTTTTATATACGACTTGGAAGACAAAGCCATGTGAACTTTCAAATGCTTATGTCTCTTGCAAATTTGTCAAACCTTCCCAAATGTCTTCAGAACCACTTATTCAGAAGCCTTAGATATGTGTGCATTCATCTATATAAGGGTGCATAACCACACAGCTAAATCATCAAGTCCTCACATTCtctacaacaaaatatttatgtCAACTTTAATATTTCGTCTAAAGAAAAATACAAAGGAAGATCAACATGGCATTTGGATTGTCCGGCTTTGTTCAGGGTAAGAAGGCTCTCCGAAGATCACTTTCAGGCATTAAAGAAGTAACTTTGAAGTCTGCAACCATTCCAAAAGGCTGCTTAGCTATCTATGTTGGAGAAGATCAAAAGAAGCGTTATGTAGTACCTCTTTCGTACCTAAATGAGCCTGCATTTCAAGACTTGCTGAGTATGGCAGAAGAAGAATTTGGATATGAGCATCCGATGGGTGGACTCACAATTCCTTGCAGAGAAGACATATTCATTGATATCACATCTCAGTTGAATTGATTGTAATATGTAGCTTTGACATAGATTCACAGAAACACAATTTTGTATATCATATACTTTTACCCTTTTTCTTGTAAAACAAGGGAAAATTTTGACTGGTTGAGAAACTAGTAAATAGAAATTACTCATTTGATTAACACTTGTTCACTTTTCGGTTGAATTCCATTTTTCTTGCTACTATATCTCTTTCTATTCAATGTCTCTCTATTTGCCAACTTCAAAGCTCCCTGGCCTTTATTTGAGAAGAATTTAGAATCAGCtaaaacaataatattactaCATCACAAACAATAACATTGCTTATACATATAAATTTATAACTGAGATCAATAATTTCTGCCAAAATGAAGGCACTGATTTTAATGGATGTTTTTACTTTCTTTCTGTTACTACTCCAGTTGGCTTTCATTTTACTGATAATTACTTGATATACTAACacaagtgtgtgtgtgtgtgtgtataactCAATTAGTTTGCAAATTTTGTTTCTTAATCATAACTCCAAATTATACACCTCTTGAGTTAAATTTTCATTGCAGGGACTAGAGATGATATGAGAAAAAGTAGAATATAATAAGCCTTAAACAAACAAACTCACAAGGCAAATACTACAATATGTGTTTCATTTCGCTTTGGAGGAGTAAGCAGCTTCTACCAATAATAAAGAGACAACTTTGTCTAAGAGTAGAACCAAAATTTGTTCTCTGCTTCATCCAAATCAGCTGGTGAAATAATAACTTCTAACTGTGCTGTTGTGTCACTATAAATCTATTAACGTTTCTTTTATTGAAGGCAAGAAGAGGCTGCTGTCACACTTCTTTATATACTGTTATGTGCCAAAACTCAGTTTTCGAAAAATGTGTCATAACAGTCTTGAGGTGCTCTTTGGTCTGACTCAAAACTAAAATTAATGACTATTTTGAAGTGCCAAATTCACAATTTCGCAGTACTATTTTGCAGACCAATATAGAACAAGAAGAAGGACAAGGATTCTAGATCTTAATATAAAGAGATTAAAACATAAATAACACAATTCATTGAAGAAAACCTTTGGTAGTTTCATTTGTATCATTCTCAGGGATATTTTCATTTCAGTCCCTAAGGAAAAGTATTTACATGGTGATAGTATTGGCATTGTTTGCCATACAAAATTGTAACAATCATTTTTGTCAGTAGTTAGCATCTATCTATACTCATCATTAGAAATTGAAGCTAGAAACAAGATTGTTGAAAGCATCTTCACTGCAGGGAATTGTTAGAGCACCCATTGGATGATCAAATCCGAATTCTTCTTCGGCTTGACACAACAATTCTTGGAATGAAGGATGATTCAAGTATGACACAGGGATCACAAATCTTGTCATTTTGTTCTTCCCAACATAAACTGCCAAATAACCTTTTGGGACATCTTTTGCACTAGAAAAAGGCCTCTGAATAAGTTGCTTAGCATGAACTACGCCAGGAAAACGAAAACCCATGATTGTTGAAGTCTCTAAACGAAGAAGAAAGATGAAAATGTAAGCAAAGAGAGAGATCTCAAAGTTCTGCAAAAGAAAGCTCTAGTACTTGAGAATGTGAGGAGTTGAGGTGCTAAAGAACTCAATCTTATGAGTATATATAATCAATACCCTTGATGAGAAATGTAGAAAAGATAACTCTGTTGTGTGGAAATGAATGGTGCTGATTAAGGAGATGGGGTCTAGTGAGTGGCATAATCTTTGAGCAATCACATGGTTGTGTCTTCCAGCGCATTATTATTGATTCAAAGTTGAAAGCCGACTTATTTGAAAGCCACAAAAGAAAAACATTGTTAGTTGGAGGATGCATTAGGTGATCAGATATGTTCCAAAATGTTTTCTCTTTGCTGCATATCATATGTTTCAAGTGGGGTTTCCTTGTAGGTTGTTCACCTTGTTTGATGTCTATGTATGTCACAGTCAAAACCACCAAGTGTCCATTTATGAGTCAGAAGACAAAGCCATGTGAAGATTGAAATACTTATGTTTCTTTTCTAATCCCAACCAAATTAATTGCTTGAGAACCATTCATCTATATATACAGGCACATTACCACAAAGCTCAATCATCAAGTTCTCACATTctctattaaaaaatattttgtccATGGCAAGAAGCCTGCCAGGAGTCACTTTCCAATGTTAAAGGAGCAACTTTGAAGACTACAAACATTCCATAAGGGATAAGGCTACTTTGCAATATATGTTGGTGAATATCAAAAGAAGCCTTACGTATTGTTTTTGTTTCAAGAACTACTAACTATGGAAGAAGACTCAGTTCTCAGAATTGTAAATATTTAGCACTTTCAAGTTCTCAGAATTCTGTTATACTAGTTCGAACCATATGTATGTACTTAGCACTTGCAAGGGTGATTAGGAGAGTGTTCTTTTGAGGGGCAGTGAAGTTTTTGACTGTAAAATAAAAGTACTACTTTTGATCAAGTCGAATAAGAAGAGTAAGCTGAGTTTTTTCCCTTTTGACTCAGAGGAAAAGAACAATGAAGCTGGAGAAAATTAGAGAAAGAAATGAGGAAAAATACTTCATTGATCTGGATTGTCTCAATACAATCCTGTTATTTATACAAGCTAGAAACAGAACAGTTACAAGGAGTAACAAACAGTAACAAACTAAGCTAACTTGTATAACTTGAATCTAACCACCAAAGCTTGGATATAACTGTTAACTCTATGAAATAGTAACAAACAGTAACAAACTAAGTTAACTTGTATAATggaaaatttgagaaaaaatatGAAGTTTGATATTCGCCTTCAAGTCTCATTTTAACACAGTTTGTCTCATTTTGTTTTCGCGCAAGTTTGGAACATCAACAATGATTTTGATCATGATCCAATCGTTTTCTACTTAAAATTTCGCTAGTCCCTAACAATAACAACCACAATTGACTTAAGGTGTTTGGTACAACCATAACAACTAAGGGCTAGTTTAGTACAATTTAGTAAATAGTCAGCAAACAACTTATTGAAAAATTTATGTAAAAGCTACAGCTAAAAGCTAAAGTTGGTACAACtcatattttagtttttttttttcttaaaattgctttttgaaaaaacttTATAATGAATGagttttttttatctaaatatatttaattatttattatatagtaattaaaattaaaatatttaaaataaagtaatatgataataacataaacaatatttcaatcttaaatatttttatttttttgtaaaaatattttataattttatatttgttagatatttttaaatattttttattttagtaattttatattAACAAACCACATTAATatagagatttttttttataaatgtctGATATAGTTTTTATTATacactataatattatttttgtatttcatagtatttttaatttataatttatcaaacacaATAATTTCAtgctttagaaaaaaaataattaaaaacataaaaagtgAGAGCTTTGCATgacttaaattttatatatttgtgattatatcatgACGAGATTATTATACTATGATCATTATAATTAGAATTTTAGCTACACCgactagttataatatatatatactattatatgtatattttatataactagatacaagcaacgtgcaatacacatttgtttagttttatttataaaatttattaattatttttattaaatttgtatcattgttatataaatttcaaataaataaacaatattatatataaaagaatgacacaaacatattaaaagaaaaattcaaccaaaacatttttatggtttttttaatatatatatatatataatatgataaccatTTTAAATAtaagtgatattttttttaataaaaattaagattatgtattatatatcattgttataatgatatttaaaaatattaaaatttatattaatataagtattaaatatgtagtcttgtattaaatattattataataattatattttataatatttgaatttatattaatataattaataaatatctatttttaattagtttggaATGTAttttccgttaaatatttagaatattccgttaaagttaacaaaaacaatgttaaaaccaagaatttacgttgtctacacactttttatcTAAATAGATATAACATTTTTGTTGAAGATTACTTTATTAGTGtcttatcaaaaatatattttaatttgaacatatttaaataaatataatatttatattgaaATCTTAGTATGggtgaatttattttaataaaataaatatcacatCTATTTTGGTTTTTTAATATTTAAGAGAACTTTAATCATATAGTTTAC contains the following coding sequences:
- the LOC133789058 gene encoding auxin-responsive protein SAUR21-like gives rise to the protein MAFGLSGFVQGKKALRRSLSGIKEVTLKSATIPKGCLAIYVGEDQKKRYVVPLSYLNEPAFQDLLSMAEEEFGYEHPMGGLTIPCREDIFIDITSQLN